A section of the Hevea brasiliensis isolate MT/VB/25A 57/8 chromosome 17, ASM3005281v1, whole genome shotgun sequence genome encodes:
- the LOC110651531 gene encoding chaperone protein dnaJ 49, translated as MDGNKDDALKCLKIGKDALQSGDPTRALKFINKASRLDPTLPVDDLLSSIEKDSSSDQTAASTNGPTSTTTNESKVRHRVPSTGSSSSASATASSSSATYTEEQITIVRQIKKKKDYYDILGLEKTCSVEDVRKAYRKLSLKVHPDKNKAPGAEETFKAVSKAFQCLSNEESRKKYDLTGSDEPVYERRAPRHHGGQGGYNGYHDDFDPDEIFRQFFFGGMPPATTQFRSFNFGRGMGPRTGDNASGFNLRALIQLLPVLVILLLNFLPSSEPIYSLSRSYPYEYRFTTQKGVNFYVKNTKFEHDYAPGSQERATLEGKVERDYMSTLAQNCRFELQRQQWGFIRETPHCEMLQQFQSGASAA; from the coding sequence ATGGATGGGAACAAAGACGACgcgttgaaatgcttgaaaatcgGTAAGGACGCACTGCAATCCGGTGATCCAACTCGTGCTTTAAAGTTCATCAACAAAGCTAGCCGCCTCGATCCTACTCTCCCCGTGGACGATCTCTTATCGTCAATAGAGAAGGATTCTTCTTCTGATCAAACTGCTGCGAGTACTAATGGGCCCACCAGCACCACAACCAATGAATCTAAAGTTCGCCACCGTGTTCCCTCAACTGGGTCGTCTTCATCTGCCTCTGCCACTGCCTCATCGTCCTCAGCCACGTATACGGAGGAGCAAATCACGATCGTGAGGCAAATCAAGAAGAAGAAGGATTACTATGACATTTTGGGATTGGAGAAAACTTGCTCTGTTGAAGATGTTCGAAAAGCTTATCGGAAATTATCCCTTAAAGTCCATCCGGATAAGAACAAGGCTCCTGGAGCTGAAGAAACTTTTAAAGCTGTCTCCAAGGCATTCCAGTGTCTTAGCAATGAAGAAAGCCGGAAGAAGTATGATCTGACTGGGAGTGACGAGCCTGTTTATGAGAGACGCGCTCCAAGGCATCATGGAGGGCAGGGAGGATACAATGGGTATCATGATGATTTTGATCCGGACGAGATTTTCAGGCAATTCTTCTTTGGTGGAATGCCACCTGCGACTACCCAATTCAGAAGTTTCAATTTTGGGAGAGGCATGGGGCCGAGAACAGGTGATAATGCATCTGGGTTTAACTTGCGTGCATTGATTCAGTTGCTGCCTGTTCTCGTCATCTTGCTTTTGAACTTTTTGCCGTCTTCAGAGCCAATTTACTCGCTTTCCAGGTCATATCCTTATGAATACAGGTTCACTACTCAGAAAGGGGTTAATTTTTATGTGAAGAATACCAAATTTGAGCACGATTATGCACCAGGTAGCCAGGAAAGGGCAACACTGGAAGGGAAAGTGGAAAGGGATTATATGTCTACTCTTGCACAGAATTGCAGGTTTGAGTTGCAGAGGCAGCAGTGGGGTTTTATAAGGGAGACTCCTCATTGTGAAATGTTGCAGCAGTTTCAGTCTGGGGCCTCGGCGGCCTGA
- the LOC110651532 gene encoding uncharacterized protein LOC110651532 yields the protein MALIRQALSQAVTLGMIVSSALIIWKTLMCITGSESPVVVVLSESMEPGFKRGDILFLHMNKDPIRTGEIVVFNVEGRDIPIVHRVIEVHERQDTRDVDILTKGDNNKQDDRLLYSHGQHWLKPQHILGRAVGFLPYVGWVTIVMTEKPLVKYILISALALLVITSKD from the exons ATGGCGTTGATAAGACAAGCTCTCTCTCAGGCCGTTACTCTTG GCATGATTGTGTCTTCAGCACTAATAATATGGAAGACATTGATGTGCATAACTGGTAGTGAGTCACCTGTTGTAGTTGTGCTTTCTGAAAGTATGGAACCTGGTTTCAAACGA GGTGACATATTGTTCTTGCATATGAACAAAGATCCTATTCGGACTGGAGAAATTGTTGTGTTTAATGTAGAA GGACGTGACATTCCAATTGTCCATCGAGTAATTGAG GTCCATGAGAGACAAGATACCAGAGATGTTGATATCCTCACAAAAG GAGACAATAATAAGCAGGATGATAGGCTTTTGTATTCTCATGGTCAGCATTGGTTGAAGCCACAACATATCCTGGGGAGAGCTGTTGG GTTCTTGCCTTATGTTGGCTGGGTGACAATTGTCATGACTGAGAAGCCTCTTGTCAAG TACATACTTATAAGCGCGTTGGCTTTGCTGGTCATTACCTCAAAAGATTAG